In the genome of Cellvibrio sp. KY-YJ-3, one region contains:
- a CDS encoding DEAD/DEAH box helicase — protein MSETIMFADLALSEPVMRAIQKVGYEQPSPIQAAAIPVLLAGGDILGMAQTGTGKTAAFALPLLSRIDTKQAEPQILVLAPTRELAIQVAEAFQKYASEIPGFHVLPIYGGQEMTTQLRSLKRGAHVVVGTPGRVMDHLRRGSLNLNNLKALVLDEADEMLRMGFIDDVEWILEHTPKTRQTALFSATMPKEIRHVCNNYLNNATEIKIASSQSTDANIEQVYWMVSGTNKLDALTRILEVEPFDGMIIFVRTKTATVELAEKLEARGYSAAALNGDMNQQLRERTIERLKTNKLDIVIATDVAARGIDVERVSHVVNYDIPYDSEAYVHRIGRTGRAGRSGKAILFVAPREKRLLYTIEKATKKPITLMELPSGATVTKHRIDQFTQQITDTLQAQGDLTFFNDLLAEYSHKNDVSPEQIASALAYLLQRERPLQVKFTDIKPERERSSRDERGGRDERSSRDSGRDRGPREDRPRRERNDENMDRYRIEVGRNHEARPGDIVGAIANEAGIESRFIGHIKLHDEFSTVDLPTGMSKDILAKLKKVRVRNRPLEISLDTGPRGGDDFSRKPKRDFGPRDGAPREGGRDKPRFGERDGKKTSFRPKKSD, from the coding sequence ATGTCTGAAACTATTATGTTTGCCGATTTAGCCCTTTCTGAACCCGTAATGCGCGCCATTCAAAAGGTGGGCTACGAACAACCATCCCCAATTCAAGCTGCTGCTATCCCTGTATTACTTGCGGGCGGCGACATTTTAGGTATGGCTCAGACTGGCACCGGTAAAACAGCGGCATTTGCCTTGCCTTTGTTGTCACGTATCGACACCAAACAAGCAGAGCCACAAATTTTGGTATTGGCACCAACGCGTGAACTCGCGATTCAGGTTGCTGAAGCTTTCCAAAAATACGCCAGTGAAATTCCTGGCTTCCATGTGCTGCCGATTTACGGGGGCCAGGAAATGACTACCCAGTTGCGCTCATTAAAGCGTGGCGCCCACGTGGTGGTGGGTACACCGGGCCGCGTGATGGATCACTTGCGTCGCGGCAGCTTGAACCTCAACAACCTGAAAGCGTTGGTGCTCGACGAAGCCGACGAAATGTTGCGCATGGGTTTTATCGATGATGTTGAATGGATTTTGGAACACACCCCAAAAACCCGTCAAACCGCATTGTTCTCTGCCACCATGCCGAAAGAAATTCGCCATGTATGCAACAACTATTTGAATAACGCTACCGAAATTAAAATCGCTAGCAGCCAATCAACCGATGCCAATATCGAACAAGTGTATTGGATGGTAAGTGGCACCAACAAACTTGATGCGCTTACACGTATTCTGGAAGTTGAGCCTTTCGACGGCATGATTATTTTTGTGCGCACCAAAACTGCCACTGTTGAACTGGCTGAAAAATTGGAAGCGCGCGGTTACTCTGCAGCTGCATTAAATGGTGACATGAACCAACAATTGCGTGAGCGCACTATCGAGCGGTTGAAAACCAACAAGCTTGATATCGTTATCGCGACCGACGTTGCCGCACGCGGTATCGACGTTGAACGTGTGAGCCACGTGGTGAACTACGATATCCCTTACGATAGCGAAGCTTACGTTCACCGCATTGGTCGTACCGGTCGTGCCGGCCGTAGCGGTAAAGCAATTCTGTTTGTTGCTCCACGTGAAAAACGCCTGCTCTACACCATCGAAAAGGCCACTAAAAAGCCAATTACACTGATGGAATTGCCTAGCGGCGCAACTGTTACCAAACATCGTATCGATCAATTTACCCAACAAATTACCGATACCTTGCAAGCCCAAGGCGATCTGACCTTCTTCAATGATTTGTTGGCCGAATACAGCCACAAAAATGATGTATCGCCAGAGCAAATTGCCTCGGCCCTCGCCTACTTATTACAGCGCGAGCGCCCGCTGCAAGTGAAATTTACCGACATTAAACCTGAGCGTGAGCGCAGCAGCCGTGACGAACGCGGTGGTCGCGATGAACGCAGTAGCCGGGACAGTGGACGCGATCGCGGCCCCCGTGAAGATCGCCCACGTCGCGAACGCAATGACGAGAACATGGATCGCTACCGCATTGAAGTAGGTCGCAATCACGAAGCTCGCCCTGGCGACATCGTTGGCGCTATTGCTAATGAAGCGGGTATCGAGAGTCGGTTTATCGGTCACATCAAACTGCACGATGAGTTTTCAACGGTAGATTTACCAACCGGCATGTCAAAAGACATTTTGGCAAAACTGAAAAAAGTGCGAGTGCGTAATCGTCCATTGGAAATTTCATTAGACACCGGCCCACGCGGTGGCGATGACTTTAGCCGCAAGCCGAAGCGTGACTTTGGCCCCCGAGATGGCGCTCCACGTGAAGGCGGCCGTGACAAGCCTCGCTTTGGTGAGCGCGACGGCAAAAAAACCAGCTTTCGCCCAAAAAAATCTGACTAA
- the rapA gene encoding RNA polymerase-associated protein RapA, with translation MSRTRFTGEAAFVIGQRWISESEADLGLGIVLDVANRRLTLSFPAAGERRTYAMDNAPVSRVKYEVGEKVRHQDGTKIQITRIVEQAGCLMYIGLTKDDEEFAIPEFELDSFVQFSTPRDRLFAGQIDKHTHFTLRYQTLHYQNQHRQSPMFGLAGPRVQLLPHQLYIASEVSQRHAPRVLLADEVGLGKTIEAGLILHQQIMSGRVQRALIVVPASLQHQWLVEMLRRFNFAFTLLDEARCNALVGLDSVEESVDYIDDFVDADFKGDGKENFEQQADISNPFETAQLVICSLDFLTKNNYRYEQAVAAEWDLLLVDEAHHLQWSEKKPSKAYTCIEGLAQKSKGLLLLTATPEQLGLESHFARLRLLDPDRYYDLGKFIAEQKAYQPLNDLVQELLKAQSDSAQKIPASLVKSLGDYLPAETIVELQAQAESQTLGAAIDTAIHYLLDRHGTGRVLFRNTRNSVTGFPERQLHAHALTLTEDDLFAVQAQPLAVQICAEQYWQQKTEADWWVQDPRVIWLAEWLRQNRRKKVLVICANADSAQSIEEYLRLRKGLTTAVFHEGLNLIERDRAAAYFAEAEDGAQVLICSEIGSEGRNFQFAQDLVLFDLPTNPDLLEQRIGRLDRIGQTATVNIHVPYYQHSAQEKLLDWYHQGLNAFEKTCAIGQAAYVQFVDVLLPALVNKDENTFAQLVEETRIFSAALVAQLQQGRDRLLELNSCKPAQAAELVAALAENDVNAALPIYMEQVFDSFGIDYEKHSEKSLVLHPSDHMRIEQFPGLPEGGLTVTYDRQQALSREDMQFLTWEHPLVRGAQDLVSLSEFGNTAFCTLKLPPLKPGTLMLEALFVLHCPAPAELQLFRYMPQSLLRVLLDDKGKDLSNVLGITQLSKLLQKVPRNNAQDLVRHARPTLTTMVQKAEEITHAKQAELIAEAQAKVSEQLNGELARMKALKAVNPNVRQEEIDYLAQRLAASQHFLAQAKIRLDALRVVMTI, from the coding sequence GTGAGTAGAACCAGGTTTACGGGTGAAGCGGCTTTTGTAATAGGCCAACGCTGGATAAGTGAGTCAGAGGCAGATTTGGGGTTGGGCATAGTCCTGGACGTGGCCAATCGTCGTTTAACCTTGAGTTTCCCCGCTGCGGGCGAGCGTCGCACCTATGCGATGGACAATGCACCGGTAAGCCGGGTTAAGTATGAAGTGGGTGAAAAAGTTCGCCATCAGGACGGCACTAAAATTCAGATCACCCGCATCGTGGAGCAGGCCGGTTGCTTGATGTATATCGGGCTCACCAAAGACGACGAAGAGTTTGCTATTCCCGAATTTGAATTGGATAGTTTTGTTCAGTTCAGCACGCCACGTGATCGTTTATTTGCCGGTCAAATCGATAAACACACCCACTTTACATTGCGCTACCAAACACTTCACTACCAAAACCAGCATCGCCAATCACCTATGTTTGGCTTGGCAGGGCCGCGTGTGCAACTGTTGCCGCATCAGTTATATATCGCCAGTGAAGTTTCCCAGCGTCATGCGCCGCGGGTATTGTTGGCCGATGAAGTGGGCTTGGGTAAAACTATTGAAGCAGGCTTGATTTTGCATCAACAAATCATGAGTGGTCGCGTACAGCGTGCCTTGATTGTGGTGCCCGCGAGCTTGCAACACCAGTGGCTGGTGGAAATGCTGCGTCGCTTTAATTTTGCGTTCACGCTCTTGGACGAAGCGCGTTGCAATGCACTGGTTGGTTTGGATAGCGTGGAAGAGTCAGTGGATTATATCGATGACTTTGTCGATGCTGATTTTAAAGGTGATGGCAAAGAGAACTTCGAGCAGCAAGCCGATATTAGCAATCCATTTGAAACAGCCCAGCTGGTGATTTGCTCGCTCGATTTCCTTACCAAAAATAATTATCGCTACGAGCAGGCTGTAGCCGCCGAATGGGATTTGTTGTTGGTGGATGAGGCGCATCACTTGCAATGGAGCGAAAAGAAACCAAGCAAGGCTTATACCTGTATTGAAGGCTTGGCGCAAAAATCCAAAGGTTTATTGCTGCTCACAGCAACACCGGAACAATTGGGCCTGGAAAGCCATTTCGCCCGTTTGCGTTTACTTGACCCTGATCGCTATTACGATTTGGGAAAATTTATTGCCGAACAAAAAGCTTATCAACCACTGAATGACTTGGTGCAGGAGTTATTAAAAGCACAGAGCGATAGCGCGCAAAAAATCCCTGCCAGTTTAGTAAAATCACTTGGTGATTATTTACCTGCCGAGACGATTGTAGAGTTGCAAGCTCAGGCGGAAAGCCAAACTCTTGGTGCGGCGATTGACACCGCGATCCACTATTTGTTGGATCGCCATGGCACCGGCCGCGTACTATTCCGTAATACGCGTAACTCAGTCACCGGTTTCCCCGAACGCCAATTACATGCGCACGCTTTAACCTTGACTGAGGATGACTTGTTTGCCGTGCAAGCCCAACCATTAGCTGTGCAAATTTGTGCTGAGCAATATTGGCAACAAAAAACCGAAGCTGATTGGTGGGTGCAAGACCCACGCGTAATTTGGTTGGCGGAATGGTTGCGCCAAAATCGCCGCAAAAAAGTATTGGTGATTTGCGCCAACGCGGATTCCGCTCAGTCTATCGAAGAATATTTGCGCTTGCGCAAAGGTCTCACTACCGCCGTGTTCCATGAAGGTTTGAACCTGATTGAGCGCGACCGTGCCGCGGCTTATTTTGCGGAAGCGGAAGATGGCGCTCAGGTACTGATTTGTTCGGAGATTGGGAGTGAAGGGCGTAATTTCCAATTCGCTCAAGACCTGGTGCTGTTTGATTTACCTACCAACCCCGATTTATTGGAGCAGCGTATTGGTCGTTTGGATCGTATCGGCCAAACCGCCACCGTCAATATTCATGTGCCTTACTACCAACACTCGGCGCAAGAAAAATTACTCGATTGGTATCATCAAGGTTTAAATGCCTTTGAAAAAACCTGCGCCATAGGGCAGGCGGCCTATGTGCAATTTGTTGATGTCCTTTTGCCCGCGCTAGTGAATAAAGATGAAAATACTTTCGCACAGCTAGTTGAAGAAACTCGCATTTTTTCCGCTGCCTTGGTTGCGCAACTGCAGCAAGGGCGCGATCGTTTACTGGAGTTAAATTCCTGCAAACCTGCGCAAGCCGCTGAATTGGTCGCTGCTTTGGCTGAAAACGATGTGAATGCCGCGCTGCCGATTTATATGGAACAGGTGTTTGATAGTTTTGGTATCGACTATGAAAAACACAGTGAAAAAAGTTTGGTATTGCATCCTAGCGATCACATGCGTATTGAGCAATTCCCGGGTTTACCCGAGGGTGGTCTGACCGTTACTTACGACCGCCAGCAGGCGCTGTCGCGCGAGGACATGCAGTTCTTGACTTGGGAGCACCCCTTGGTGCGCGGCGCTCAGGATCTGGTATCGCTCAGTGAATTTGGTAATACCGCGTTTTGTACCCTGAAGTTGCCGCCGTTAAAGCCCGGTACACTGATGCTGGAAGCCTTGTTTGTATTGCATTGCCCAGCGCCTGCTGAATTGCAGTTATTCCGCTATATGCCACAATCCTTATTACGGGTATTGCTGGATGATAAGGGCAAGGACTTATCGAATGTGCTGGGCATTACCCAATTGAGTAAGCTCCTGCAAAAAGTGCCACGGAATAATGCGCAAGATCTGGTGCGTCACGCCCGCCCAACCTTGACGACCATGGTGCAAAAGGCGGAAGAAATTACTCATGCCAAACAGGCTGAGTTGATTGCAGAAGCGCAAGCAAAAGTCAGTGAGCAATTAAATGGTGAGCTGGCGCGGATGAAAGCGCTTAAAGCGGTGAACCCAAATGTTCGTCAGGAAGAGATTGATTATTTGGCGCAGCGCTTAGCGGCCAGCCAACACTTTTTGGCGCAGGCGAAAATCCGCCTGGATGCACTGCGTGTGGTCATGACGATTTGA
- a CDS encoding D-hexose-6-phosphate mutarotase — translation MHINTPDAASTQRLEQLVAKTDFLRLTTSNAHYPNAMGAGLPLLIVETALCSAVISLQGAHLLEFKTTEGDPLLWLSPNCDFTPGVALRGGVPLCLPWFGVNQAYPDKPKHGFARNNFWELGEAHLLSDGAVELEFLFLSDANELFPYDFSAELRITLGTSAKLELTINNTDTEDFDCSWAMHNYHRISSLTDVQVLGLAERTYLDNFENYAAKHQSGDVSFTGPVDRVYPAIDNSVRISGSPSIEITHSDCPSVVVWNPGQEAAAKIADIGEAQEQFYICVERGAVLSEKWHLTAGTTKSAWMEFKQV, via the coding sequence ATGCACATTAATACACCCGATGCCGCAAGCACCCAGCGCCTTGAACAACTCGTTGCCAAAACCGACTTTTTACGTCTCACCACTAGCAATGCGCACTACCCCAATGCCATGGGCGCAGGCTTGCCACTTCTCATCGTGGAAACCGCCCTGTGCAGTGCAGTTATCTCCCTGCAAGGTGCCCATTTACTCGAATTTAAAACCACCGAGGGCGACCCTCTACTCTGGCTGAGCCCCAATTGCGACTTTACCCCCGGCGTCGCTCTGCGCGGCGGTGTTCCACTGTGCTTGCCTTGGTTTGGGGTCAATCAAGCCTACCCGGACAAACCCAAACATGGATTTGCCCGCAATAATTTTTGGGAATTGGGGGAAGCGCATCTGTTGAGTGATGGCGCTGTTGAGCTGGAATTTTTATTCCTGAGCGACGCGAATGAATTGTTCCCTTACGATTTTTCCGCCGAATTGCGTATCACACTGGGGACCAGCGCCAAACTTGAATTAACTATCAACAATACCGACACCGAAGACTTTGACTGCAGCTGGGCCATGCACAACTACCATCGCATCAGCTCGCTAACTGATGTGCAGGTGCTCGGCTTGGCTGAGCGCACTTATTTAGACAACTTTGAAAACTACGCAGCAAAACATCAATCTGGTGATGTCAGTTTTACTGGACCCGTAGATCGCGTTTATCCCGCTATCGATAACAGCGTTCGCATCAGTGGCTCGCCTTCCATTGAAATCACTCACAGCGATTGCCCCAGCGTTGTAGTGTGGAATCCTGGTCAGGAAGCCGCCGCGAAAATTGCCGATATTGGCGAAGCTCAGGAGCAGTTTTATATCTGCGTTGAGCGCGGCGCTGTGCTCAGTGAAAAATGGCACTTAACCGCTGGCACCACCAAAAGTGCGTGGATGGAATTCAAACAAGTTTAA
- a CDS encoding malate dehydrogenase yields the protein MKAPVRVTVTGAAGQISYSLLFRIAAGDMLGKDQPVILQLLEITPALKALQGVAMELDDCAFPLLAGIVTTDDPTVAFKDTDYALLVGARPRGPGMERKDLLAANAAIFSVQGKAINDHASRNIKVLVVGNPANTNALIAQRNAPDINPRQFTAMTRLDHNRALSQLATKTGTSINNITKALIWGNHSSTQYPDLHNTLVDGKPALSLVDQAWYEADYIPTVQQRGAAIIAARGASSAASAANAAINHIRDWALGTPANDWTSMGVYSDGSYGIEKGLIYSFPVVCKNGDWEIVQGLDINEFSRARMTATEKELQEERDAVKELLPA from the coding sequence GTGAAAGCACCTGTAAGAGTTACCGTCACTGGCGCCGCAGGCCAAATCAGCTACTCATTGTTGTTCCGCATTGCCGCTGGCGACATGTTAGGTAAAGATCAACCCGTTATCCTGCAATTGCTGGAAATCACCCCGGCACTGAAAGCGCTGCAAGGTGTAGCCATGGAATTGGACGACTGTGCATTCCCATTGTTGGCTGGCATTGTGACCACTGATGATCCAACTGTAGCTTTCAAAGATACTGATTACGCGCTGTTGGTAGGGGCACGTCCACGCGGCCCAGGTATGGAGCGTAAAGATTTGCTGGCTGCTAACGCCGCAATCTTCTCGGTGCAAGGCAAGGCAATCAATGACCATGCCTCACGCAACATCAAAGTATTGGTAGTTGGCAACCCCGCAAACACCAATGCCCTGATCGCCCAGCGCAACGCACCGGACATTAACCCACGTCAATTTACTGCAATGACCCGTTTGGATCACAACCGTGCACTGTCACAGTTGGCGACCAAAACCGGCACCAGCATCAACAACATTACCAAGGCATTGATCTGGGGCAACCACTCATCTACCCAATACCCAGACCTGCACAACACTTTGGTTGATGGCAAACCAGCACTGAGCTTGGTAGATCAAGCTTGGTACGAAGCAGATTACATCCCAACCGTACAACAACGTGGTGCTGCCATTATTGCTGCGCGCGGTGCTTCGTCGGCTGCTTCTGCTGCTAACGCAGCAATCAACCACATCCGCGATTGGGCGTTGGGTACTCCAGCAAACGATTGGACCAGCATGGGTGTATACAGCGACGGCTCTTACGGCATTGAAAAAGGCCTGATCTACTCATTCCCCGTTGTGTGCAAAAACGGTGACTGGGAAATCGTACAAGGTTTAGATATCAATGAATTCTCGCGTGCTCGCATGACCGCTACCGAGAAAGAATTGCAAGAAGAGCGCGATGCAGTAAAAGAATTGCTGCCTGCGTAA
- a CDS encoding dihydrolipoyl dehydrogenase has product MTARKVDIAIIGAGTAGLSAYRAAKKYTDNLVLIEAAQHGTTCARVGCMPSKLLIAAAEYAHHGQQGDIFGVSYAPPVINGAAVMQRVRRERDRFVNSVIESVDEFPDNHKLNGYAKFVSPTELEVTQAGGNSIKVDAARIIIATGSSPFIPNFLTTAGKRVVTSDDLFEWQDLPSSIAIFGPGVIGLELGQALSRLGVRVVLFGRSGELAVIQDAAISHYADIEFNREFYLDLNAEIKTVREEKNAIAIEYRHREKGMIEETFNYVLAATGRRPNIEGLALENSGLELDGKGTPLYNRYTGQCGNSSIYIAGDASSDVPLLHEAADEGRIAGGNAGRSLRNPDDIRAGTRRTPLSIVFTDPQIASVGQNLESVRKNCSNCYAIGEVSFENQGRATVINKNRGLLRVYGEQGSGLLLGAEMFGPAAEHIAHQLAWFIQLRLTVQEVLELPFYHPVLEEGVRTALRDLHQKLHMGSATGNSCLDCGPGA; this is encoded by the coding sequence ATGACTGCACGTAAAGTTGATATTGCAATTATTGGCGCAGGTACAGCAGGGTTAAGTGCTTATCGCGCCGCCAAAAAATACACCGATAACCTTGTGCTTATTGAGGCGGCCCAACATGGAACCACCTGCGCTCGAGTCGGGTGTATGCCAAGTAAATTGCTGATTGCAGCTGCTGAGTATGCCCATCATGGTCAGCAAGGCGATATTTTTGGTGTGAGTTATGCGCCTCCGGTTATTAATGGCGCGGCGGTAATGCAGCGAGTGCGTAGGGAGCGTGATAGATTTGTAAATTCTGTAATTGAATCCGTTGATGAGTTTCCTGACAACCACAAACTTAATGGTTATGCAAAATTTGTCTCGCCAACAGAATTAGAGGTAACACAAGCAGGTGGCAACAGCATAAAAGTAGATGCAGCGCGCATTATTATCGCGACGGGTTCTTCGCCATTCATTCCCAATTTTCTAACAACTGCCGGGAAACGCGTAGTAACAAGTGACGATCTTTTTGAATGGCAGGATTTGCCATCATCAATTGCAATTTTTGGCCCGGGCGTCATTGGTTTGGAGCTTGGTCAAGCATTAAGTCGATTAGGTGTCAGGGTAGTACTTTTTGGTCGGAGTGGTGAGCTTGCAGTAATTCAGGATGCGGCTATCAGTCACTATGCCGATATAGAATTTAATCGCGAGTTTTATTTGGACCTGAATGCGGAAATTAAAACTGTTCGGGAAGAAAAAAATGCCATAGCGATTGAGTATCGCCATCGCGAAAAAGGCATGATTGAAGAAACGTTTAATTATGTATTGGCAGCAACAGGTCGTCGTCCGAATATCGAAGGGCTGGCACTGGAAAATTCGGGCCTGGAATTGGATGGCAAGGGGACTCCTCTTTATAACCGCTATACCGGCCAATGTGGAAACTCTTCCATTTATATTGCCGGTGATGCCTCTAGCGATGTTCCTTTGTTGCATGAGGCGGCGGATGAAGGGCGCATCGCCGGTGGGAATGCAGGCCGCTCTTTACGCAACCCGGATGACATTCGCGCTGGTACTCGCCGCACGCCGTTGAGTATTGTGTTTACGGATCCGCAAATCGCCAGTGTTGGGCAGAATCTGGAATCCGTGAGGAAAAATTGTAGTAATTGTTATGCCATCGGTGAAGTCAGTTTTGAGAATCAGGGACGAGCCACCGTCATCAATAAAAACCGCGGGTTATTGCGTGTGTATGGCGAGCAGGGGAGTGGGTTACTGCTGGGGGCTGAAATGTTTGGTCCGGCGGCAGAGCATATTGCTCACCAACTGGCATGGTTTATCCAGTTGCGGTTAACCGTGCAGGAGGTGTTAGAGTTGCCGTTTTATCATCCCGTTCTTGAGGAGGGGGTGCGAACAGCGTTACGCGATTTACATCAAAAATTGCACATGGGTAGTGCAACGGGGAATTCCTGTCTGGATTGTGGGCCCGGTGCTTGA
- a CDS encoding YkgJ family cysteine cluster protein gives MSQESPCLSCGACCAHFRVSFYWGECQSTGGLVPDELTVQISPHHACMKGTETNPARCTALTGDVGSAVSCSIYENRSSTCREFNILDEEGKPNEACTRARARHGLPPVHPSSSFTLDSAEPMLYITRL, from the coding sequence ATGAGTCAGGAATCGCCGTGCCTTAGCTGTGGGGCTTGCTGTGCCCACTTTCGCGTGTCTTTTTATTGGGGTGAATGTCAGAGTACTGGCGGTCTGGTCCCTGATGAACTGACAGTACAGATCAGTCCGCACCATGCCTGTATGAAGGGAACAGAAACCAATCCAGCTCGCTGTACTGCATTGACAGGGGATGTGGGTTCAGCGGTTAGCTGTAGCATCTATGAAAATCGCTCAAGCACTTGCCGCGAATTTAATATTTTGGATGAAGAAGGCAAACCAAACGAAGCCTGCACGCGTGCGCGTGCGCGTCATGGATTGCCTCCAGTGCATCCTTCATCAAGTTTTACTCTTGATAGCGCAGAGCCAATGCTTTATATAACTCGTCTTTGA
- a CDS encoding dUTP diphosphatase — MNAQQIKIMLELQDAMNTKVNANWKQQGYEWYRAIWVECAELMDHYGWKWWKKQSPDTEQVALELIDIWHFGLSILLQSGAAVDDIVARLQGELVIATDEQDFRLDLEKFVAATLADRQFHIGLFARLMAGVDMSFEQLYRGYVGKNVLNFFRQDHGYKDGSYRKHWHDGREDNEHLVEAVLSLDVTKVEFKDELYKALALRYQE; from the coding sequence ATGAACGCCCAACAAATTAAAATCATGCTCGAACTGCAAGATGCAATGAATACCAAGGTGAATGCCAATTGGAAACAACAAGGCTATGAATGGTATCGCGCCATATGGGTGGAGTGTGCCGAGTTGATGGATCATTACGGTTGGAAATGGTGGAAAAAACAATCGCCCGATACCGAGCAAGTGGCATTAGAGCTGATTGATATCTGGCACTTTGGTCTGAGTATTTTGCTGCAGTCCGGCGCCGCTGTAGACGACATTGTTGCGCGCCTGCAAGGCGAGTTAGTTATTGCGACAGATGAACAAGATTTCCGTCTTGATTTGGAAAAGTTTGTCGCTGCTACTTTAGCCGATCGCCAATTTCACATCGGTTTATTCGCACGCTTAATGGCAGGTGTGGATATGAGTTTTGAGCAGCTCTATCGCGGTTACGTTGGTAAAAATGTACTCAATTTCTTCCGTCAGGATCACGGTTATAAAGACGGCAGCTACCGCAAGCACTGGCATGATGGCCGGGAAGATAATGAGCATTTGGTCGAAGCTGTGCTCAGTTTAGACGTGACCAAAGTTGAGTTCAAAGACGAGTTATATAAAGCATTGGCTCTGCGCTATCAAGAGTAA
- a CDS encoding TatD family hydrolase has product MLIDSHCHLDRLKLDPYGGDLSAAIASAHERGIQQMLCIGISLANIQTVIDIAQAHPRVVASVGVHPCDVKEGAATAEQLINWASQPKVVALGETGLDYHYETESKDIQHESFALHLSVGKQIGLPIVVHTREAKADTLALIKTHGSLEHSGVLHCFTEDWDMAKAALDLNYYISISGIVTFKTAEQIRDVVRNMPIDRLLVETDSPYLAPIPYRGKPNEPKYVREVAQFVADVRGIPLQELAEKTTENFYRLFSKAKQYLPA; this is encoded by the coding sequence ATGTTAATTGATTCCCACTGCCACCTTGATCGCCTAAAGCTTGATCCCTATGGCGGCGATTTAAGTGCTGCTATTGCCTCCGCCCATGAGCGCGGTATTCAACAAATGTTATGTATCGGTATTAGTTTGGCGAACATCCAAACGGTGATTGATATTGCTCAGGCGCATCCACGTGTAGTCGCGTCAGTTGGTGTTCATCCCTGTGATGTGAAAGAAGGGGCGGCAACTGCAGAGCAATTAATCAATTGGGCATCACAACCCAAAGTGGTTGCGCTAGGTGAAACGGGTTTGGACTATCACTACGAAACCGAAAGTAAAGATATCCAGCACGAAAGTTTTGCGTTGCATTTGAGCGTTGGTAAACAAATTGGTCTGCCCATTGTGGTGCATACCCGCGAAGCCAAAGCCGATACCCTTGCCTTGATTAAAACGCACGGCAGCCTTGAACACAGCGGTGTGCTGCATTGTTTCACCGAAGATTGGGATATGGCCAAAGCCGCGCTGGATCTGAATTACTATATTTCGATTTCCGGTATTGTCACGTTCAAAACGGCTGAACAAATCCGTGATGTGGTGCGCAATATGCCAATCGATCGGTTGTTGGTGGAAACGGATTCGCCGTACCTCGCTCCAATTCCTTATCGCGGCAAACCTAACGAGCCGAAATACGTGCGCGAAGTTGCGCAGTTTGTGGCAGATGTACGCGGAATTCCGCTGCAAGAACTTGCGGAAAAAACGACCGAAAATTTTTATCGTTTGTTTAGTAAAGCGAAACAGTATTTGCCAGCTTAA
- a CDS encoding PilZ domain-containing protein has product MQPIGGGARNGILSLTIKDKAVLYAAYMPFVKNGGMFIPTNKTYKLGDEVFMLLSLMDEPEKIPVAGKVVWVTPKGAQGNRAAGIGVQFSDQDNTAINKIENYLAGMLSSDKPTHTM; this is encoded by the coding sequence ATGCAACCGATTGGTGGTGGTGCCCGCAACGGCATACTTTCGTTAACGATCAAAGACAAGGCCGTACTTTATGCCGCATACATGCCATTCGTAAAAAATGGCGGCATGTTTATCCCGACTAACAAGACCTATAAATTGGGCGACGAAGTATTTATGTTGCTGAGTTTAATGGATGAGCCGGAGAAGATTCCGGTTGCCGGCAAAGTCGTCTGGGTAACACCAAAAGGTGCCCAGGGAAACCGGGCGGCGGGAATCGGTGTGCAGTTTAGCGATCAGGATAATACTGCTATCAACAAAATCGAAAATTACCTCGCTGGCATGCTCAGTTCAGACAAACCTACGCATACCATGTAA